GTTACATTTTAATTTTAAATATTTGTTTCTTTAAAATGAATAAACTGGTATTAAATAGCATTTCTATAAATGTCGTTGTGATTACTTTGCATCGATAAGAAGGTTATGTTTTAAAAGATAATAAATTTTAAAAGCCTTCCACAAATGGAAGGTTTTTTTATTGAATATTTTGAGTGTTTTGAACATCATAAAAATATCGGTCTAAATAACTGAAAAACAAATATTTAAATTATTTTTAAACCTAATGAATTTAACCTTAAACAAGAAAGAATAACCTTTATAAAAACCTAATAAATTAATTTCGAATAGTAATTGAAGAATATGAAGCATTTTTAAATGAAATTCATAAAATCTTTGAAGGATTAACCAGAATTTAAGACAAAGCATAAATTACCCATACTAAAAATGAATAAACTTAATAAACACAGTAGTAGATTAACACAAGATGTATCGCAACCAGCTTCTCAGGCCATGTTATATGCCGTAGGTTTAACTGATGAAGACATGCAAAAGGCCCAAGTAGGTATTGCAAGTACAGGTTATGATGGTAACCCGTGTAATATGCACTTAAATGGTTTGGCTGCCGAAGTGAAGATTGAATGTAAAATAGCTGGTTTAGTAGGTTTAGGCTTTAATACTATTGGTGTTAGTGATGGCATCTCTATGGGGACTTCGGGCATGAATTATTCTTTAGCTTCTAGAGATATTATAGCAGATTCAATGGAAACTGTTATGAATGCTCAAAGTTATGATGCACTTATATCGGTGGTTGGTTGTGATAAAAATATGCCAGGTGCTGTTATCGCTATGTTGCGTTTAAATCGTCCGTCCATAATGATGTATGGTGGTACGATAGCATCAGGAAAATACAAAGGAAGAAAACTCAACATTGTTTCGGCTTTTGAAGCTTTAGGGCAAAAAATGGCAGGAGAAATTGATGAAGAAGAATATAGAGAAATAATAAAAAGCGCTATCCCAGGAGCTGGGGCTTGTGGAGGTATGTATACAGCAAACACCATGGCTTCAGCAATAGAATGTATGGGCTTTGCACTGCCGTATAACTCGTCTATTCCAGCAGAAAATCCTAATAAATTATCAGAAAGCGAAAGAACCGCTATTGCTATTAAAAATCTTTTAGAATTAGATTTAAAACCTTTAGATATTATTTCTAAAAAATCTATTGAAAATGCAATTGCACTTGTAAATGCTTTAGGTGGATCTACCAATGCAGTATTACATTTCTTAGCGATTGCACATGCGGCAGATATTGAGTTTACACTAGAAGATTTTCAACGTGTAAGTGATAGAACACCATTAATAGCCGATTTAAAACCATCAGGAAAATATTTAATGGAAGATGTTCACGGTGTCGGCGGAACACCTGCCGTGATGAAATATCTATTAGATAATGGTTATTTGCATGGTGATTGTTTAACAGTAACAGGAAAAACTCTAGCAGAAAACTTGGCAGATGTTGAGCCTCTTAAGTTTGAAGATGATCAAGATGTTATTTATCCGAAAGATAAAGCCTTAAAATCTTCTGGAAATCTTCAAATTCTTTATGGTAACCTTGCAGAAGAAGGTGCTGTTGCAAAAATTTCCGGAAATGAAGGATTGTTATTTGAAGGTAAAGCCGTGGTTTATGATGGTGAACAAGCAGCAAATACAGGAATTTCTAACGGAGAAGTAGCAAAAGGTGATGTGGTTGTTATTCGCTATGTAGGTCCTAAAGGAGGTCCTGGAATGCCAGAAATGTTAAAACCAACCTCTTTAATTATGGGTGCAGGCTTAGGGAAATCGGTAGCTTTAATTACAGATGGGCGTTTTTCTGGAGGAACTCATGGTTTTGTTGTGGGTCATATTACACCCGAAGCGCAAGAAGGAGGTGCTATTGGATTACTAAGAACTGGAGATATCATCAGAATTAGTGCTGAAAACAATACTATTAATGTGCTTATTTCAGAAGAAGAATTAGCTGAAAGAAAATCACAATGGATTCAGCCAGAGTTAAAACATAAAAAAGGAATATTATATAAGTATGCCAGATCGGTATCATCAGCGTCGAAAGGCTGTGTTACTGATGCATTTTAAATAGATAATTTTAATTTTTGCATAGGCGAAAATCTCAATATTGTGAGTATGAATAATACACAAACAGCAAATAAAAAACAAGAAGTGGCACAAGAAACCATGCGTATTACAGGAAGTGAAGCCATTATAAGATGCTTAATAGCAGAAGGTGTTGATATTCTTTATGGATATCCAGGAGGTGCTATTATGCCAGTTTATGATGAGCTCTATAAGTTTAGAGACCAAATTCATCATGTATTAACACGTCACGAACAAGGTGCTGCTCACGCAGCGCAAGGTTATGCGCGTATTTCGGGTAGAGTTGGTGTCGCCATTGCAACTTCGGGTCCAGGAGCAACGAACCTTGTTACAGGGATTGCCGATGCGCAAATAGACTCCACACCCGTAGTGTGTATTACAGGACAGGTGTTTTCTCATTTATTAGGAACAGATGCTTTTCAAGAAACCGATATTATTGGCATTTCGACTCCAGTTACTAAGTGGAATCATCAAATTACTAAAGCTGCCGATATACCAGAGGTTTTAGCTAAAGCATTTTATATAGCTAAAAGTGGTCGTCCAGGTCCTGTATTAATCGATATTACCAAAGATGCGCAGGTAAGTGAGTTAGATTTTAAATATGAAAAATGTAAAGGTGTAAGAAGTTATATTCCCATTCCTAAAACAAATCCTGAAACACTTTCTGCGGCAGCAGAATTAATCAATTCAGCAAAAAAACCGCTTATTGTTTGGGGACAAGGCGTCATTTTAGGTCAAGCAGAAAATGAATTAAAAGCCATTATAGAAAAGGCTGGTATTCCTGCAGCTTGGACTATTTTAGGTGCTTCAGCCATACCAACTTCACATGAATTAAATGTGGGCATGGTAGGCATGCACGGTAATTATGCGCCCAATATGTTAACCAACGAGTGTGATGTGCTTATTGCTATTGGAATGCGTTTTGACGACCGTGTTACAGGAAGTTTAAATACCTATGCAAAACAAGCAAAAATCATTCATTTTGATATTGATCCTGCTGAGATTGATAAAAATGTAAAGACCGATGTTGCTGTTTTAGGCGATTCAAAAGATAGTTTATCTAGGTTGTTACCATTGTTAAATGAAAACAAACACGCAGATTGGTTGCAAAAGTTCAAAGATTTATACGCTATTGAATTTGAAAAAGTGATAAAAGATGATATTTTTCCAACCAAAGAAGGTTTAACCATGGGAGAAGTGTTAAAACAAATAAATATTGAAACTAAAGGGAATGCGGCCATTGTATCAGATGTGGGTCAACATCAAATGATTGCTTGCAGATACGCTGAGTTTACAACTACTAAAAGTAATATTACTTCAGGTGGTTTAGGTACTATGGGCTTTGCATTACCAGCGGCTATTGGTGCTAAAATGGCAGCTCCAGATAGAGAGGTCGTGGCTATTATTGGTGATGGTGGTTACCAAATGAATATTCAAGAATTGGGTACTATTTTTCAGCAAAAAGCAGCTGTGAAAATTGTGGTATTAAACAATGAGTTTTTAGGAATGGTGCGCCAATGGCAGCAGTTATTTTTCGATAAGCGTTATGCGTCTACCGAAATGACAAATCCAGACTTCGTAACCATTGCAAAAGGTTATTATATTGAAGGAAAACGTGTAACAAAACGCGAAGAACTTGCCGATGCAGTTAAGGAAATGATTGCTTCTAAAGAGTCCTATTTCCTTGAGGTTTGTGTAGAGAAAGAGGGCAATGTATTTCCAATGATTCCTTCGGGAGCATCGGTTTCAG
The genomic region above belongs to Mariniflexile litorale and contains:
- the ilvD gene encoding dihydroxy-acid dehydratase, which codes for MNKLNKHSSRLTQDVSQPASQAMLYAVGLTDEDMQKAQVGIASTGYDGNPCNMHLNGLAAEVKIECKIAGLVGLGFNTIGVSDGISMGTSGMNYSLASRDIIADSMETVMNAQSYDALISVVGCDKNMPGAVIAMLRLNRPSIMMYGGTIASGKYKGRKLNIVSAFEALGQKMAGEIDEEEYREIIKSAIPGAGACGGMYTANTMASAIECMGFALPYNSSIPAENPNKLSESERTAIAIKNLLELDLKPLDIISKKSIENAIALVNALGGSTNAVLHFLAIAHAADIEFTLEDFQRVSDRTPLIADLKPSGKYLMEDVHGVGGTPAVMKYLLDNGYLHGDCLTVTGKTLAENLADVEPLKFEDDQDVIYPKDKALKSSGNLQILYGNLAEEGAVAKISGNEGLLFEGKAVVYDGEQAANTGISNGEVAKGDVVVIRYVGPKGGPGMPEMLKPTSLIMGAGLGKSVALITDGRFSGGTHGFVVGHITPEAQEGGAIGLLRTGDIIRISAENNTINVLISEEELAERKSQWIQPELKHKKGILYKYARSVSSASKGCVTDAF
- the ilvB gene encoding biosynthetic-type acetolactate synthase large subunit translates to MNNTQTANKKQEVAQETMRITGSEAIIRCLIAEGVDILYGYPGGAIMPVYDELYKFRDQIHHVLTRHEQGAAHAAQGYARISGRVGVAIATSGPGATNLVTGIADAQIDSTPVVCITGQVFSHLLGTDAFQETDIIGISTPVTKWNHQITKAADIPEVLAKAFYIAKSGRPGPVLIDITKDAQVSELDFKYEKCKGVRSYIPIPKTNPETLSAAAELINSAKKPLIVWGQGVILGQAENELKAIIEKAGIPAAWTILGASAIPTSHELNVGMVGMHGNYAPNMLTNECDVLIAIGMRFDDRVTGSLNTYAKQAKIIHFDIDPAEIDKNVKTDVAVLGDSKDSLSRLLPLLNENKHADWLQKFKDLYAIEFEKVIKDDIFPTKEGLTMGEVLKQINIETKGNAAIVSDVGQHQMIACRYAEFTTTKSNITSGGLGTMGFALPAAIGAKMAAPDREVVAIIGDGGYQMNIQELGTIFQQKAAVKIVVLNNEFLGMVRQWQQLFFDKRYASTEMTNPDFVTIAKGYYIEGKRVTKREELADAVKEMIASKESYFLEVCVEKEGNVFPMIPSGASVSEVRLS